A single region of the Pontimicrobium sp. SW4 genome encodes:
- a CDS encoding cytochrome c oxidase assembly factor Coa1 family protein has product MEEIKQKSWFDRNWPWLIPVGGCLTIILLFVFGIGAIIFGVSSAITNSTPYTYAVEQASNSPEVMAILGEDIDTNGIMQGNISLEGGDSGHVDITIPIKGLKGKGSVTIKGEKVDGEWIYEKLYVLIKEGKEKINLLDKVLDGV; this is encoded by the coding sequence ATGGAAGAAATTAAACAGAAGAGTTGGTTTGACAGAAATTGGCCTTGGTTAATTCCAGTAGGAGGCTGCTTAACAATTATCTTATTATTTGTTTTTGGTATTGGAGCTATAATATTTGGAGTTTCAAGTGCCATTACTAACTCCACACCTTATACATATGCTGTAGAACAAGCATCAAATAGTCCTGAAGTAATGGCTATTTTAGGAGAGGATATTGACACAAATGGTATCATGCAAGGAAATATTTCTTTAGAAGGAGGTGATTCGGGACATGTAGATATTACAATTCCAATTAAAGGCCTCAAAGGAAAAGGTTCTGTAACTATTAAAGGGGAAAAAGTTGATGGCGAATGGATATATGAAAAGCTTTACGTTTTAATTAAAGAAGGTAAAGAAAAAATCAACTTGTTAGATAAGGTTTTAGATGGTGTCTAA
- a CDS encoding beta-ketoacyl synthase N-terminal-like domain-containing protein, whose product MHKPISITAISSISPLGNNLETVWKNYQNKDHCFTEKKFSHGTALVAAINDESKKEIEKLRISDNKYKSLDNSVLYAILASRNAIKKAQWNTSDNFGINIGSSRGATALFETYHKEFLQNNKANTLSSPTTTLGNISSWVAHDLQTKGPEISHSITCSTALHALLNGIAWINSGMTDKFLIGGSEAPLTSFTVAQMQALKIYSKGSNDYPCKALDLGKKHNSIILGEGASVASMEKGRTENALAIIEGFGYATEVLEHNVSLSTDAECFQKSMSMALGNLSPNDIDIIVTHTPGTIKGDQAEVNAIEKIFCNKIPALTTNKWKVGHTLGSSGMLSIEFAILMLQKQQFVATPFFNNNSLPKSINRVLVNAVGFGGNAVSIILSI is encoded by the coding sequence GTGCATAAACCCATTTCAATTACTGCTATTTCTTCTATTTCACCATTAGGAAATAATCTAGAGACTGTTTGGAAAAACTACCAAAATAAAGATCACTGTTTTACTGAGAAAAAATTTTCACACGGTACAGCTTTAGTTGCTGCAATTAATGATGAGTCAAAAAAAGAAATAGAAAAATTAAGAATCTCTGATAATAAATATAAATCCTTAGATAACTCGGTATTATATGCCATTTTAGCATCCAGAAATGCTATAAAAAAAGCACAATGGAATACCTCGGATAACTTTGGAATAAATATTGGTTCTTCACGAGGAGCTACAGCACTTTTTGAAACCTATCATAAAGAGTTTTTACAAAATAATAAAGCCAATACCTTATCATCACCTACCACAACACTTGGTAATATTTCATCTTGGGTTGCTCATGATTTACAAACTAAAGGTCCAGAAATTAGTCACTCTATTACATGTTCTACTGCGTTGCATGCGTTATTAAATGGAATTGCTTGGATTAATTCAGGAATGACAGATAAATTCTTAATTGGAGGAAGTGAAGCGCCTTTAACTTCCTTTACAGTTGCACAAATGCAGGCTTTGAAAATCTACTCTAAAGGCTCTAACGATTATCCGTGTAAAGCTCTTGATTTAGGCAAAAAACACAACTCAATAATTTTGGGAGAAGGCGCATCAGTTGCTTCTATGGAAAAAGGAAGAACTGAAAATGCACTAGCCATAATAGAAGGTTTTGGTTATGCCACAGAAGTATTAGAACACAATGTTTCTTTGTCAACTGATGCTGAATGTTTTCAAAAATCGATGTCGATGGCTTTAGGTAATTTGTCTCCTAATGATATTGATATTATAGTTACTCATACTCCAGGAACTATTAAAGGGGATCAGGCAGAAGTAAACGCAATTGAAAAAATATTTTGTAACAAAATTCCTGCATTGACTACTAATAAATGGAAAGTAGGACATACTTTAGGTTCTTCTGGAATGCTAAGTATTGAATTTGCAATTTTGATGTTACAGAAACAACAGTTTGTTGCAACCCCTTTTTTTAATAATAATTCACTTCCGAAAAGCATTAACAGAGTTTTAGTAAATGCTGTAGGATTTGGAGGGAATGCAGTATCCATTATACTTTCAATATAA